The following coding sequences are from one Gossypium hirsutum isolate 1008001.06 chromosome A12, Gossypium_hirsutum_v2.1, whole genome shotgun sequence window:
- the LOC107929605 gene encoding abscisic acid receptor PYL8 gives MNGHSNGFGSVAAVAAAEYIRRHHLHEIGENQCSSTLVKHIKAPVPLVWSLVRRFDQPQKYKPFVSRCIAQGNLEIGSLREVYVKSGLPATTSTERLELLDDNEHILSIRIVCGDHRLKNYSSIISLHPEIINGRPGTLVIESFVVDVPEGNTQDETCYFVEALIKCNLKSLADISEGLAIQDRTEPIDL, from the exons ATGAATGGGCATAGCAACGGATTCGGTAGTGTGGCGGCGGTTGCGGCGGCTGAGTATATAAGGAGACATCATCTGCATGAGATAGGAGAGAATCAGTGTAGTTCAACTCTTGTTAAACACATCAAAGCTCCTGTTCCTCTC GTTTGGTCTTTGGTGAGGAGATTCGACCAACCTCAGAAGTATAAACCCTTTGTCAGCAGGTGTATTGCACAGGGAAACCTCGAGATTGGAAGTCTTAGAGAAGTTTATGTCAAGTCGGGACTTCCGGCTACTACAAGTACTGAAAGATTGGAACTCCTTGATGATAATGAGCATATCCTCAGCATCAGGATTGTTTGTGGTGATCACAGACTTAAG AACTACTCTTCAATCATTTCACTCCATCCGGAGATCATCAACGGAAGACCGGGGACATTAGTGATCGAATCCTTTGTGGTGGATGTCCCTGAAGGGAACACACAAGACGAGACATGCTACTTTGTTGAAGCTTTGATCAAGTGCAATCTCAAATCACTCGCGGACATCTCGGAGGGGCTAGCCATCCAAGACCGGACTGAACCCATTGATCTATGA
- the LOC107929595 gene encoding polypyrimidine tract-binding protein homolog 2 — MASVSSQPQFRYTQPPSKVLHLRNLPWECTEEELIELGKPFGKVVNTKCNVGANRNQAFIEFADLNQAIAMISYYASSSEPAQVRGKTVYLQYSNRQEIVNNKTTADIAGNVLLVTIEGQDARLVSIDVLHLVFSAFGFVHKITTFEKTAGFQALVQFSDAETATSAKNALDGRIIPRYLLSENISPCTLRITYSAHTDLSVKFQSHRSRDYTNPYLPVAPSAIDGSNQFNLGVDGKKLEPESNVLLASIENMQYAVTLDVLHMVFSAFGPVQKIAMFDKNGALQALIQYPDVQTAIVAKEALEGHCIYDGGFCKLHLSYSRHTDLSIKVNNDRSRDYTIPNPAMVNPQPSVLGQQPVQTMGHQYNGTQYAPGRQQQQPTMPPQPSAGWGSSAVPLMPQPMMNNHNPYIPPASMPQMTQGMMQMPGQGGIPPFRPTHM, encoded by the exons ATGGCATCGGTATCAAGTCAGCCGCAGTTCCGCTACACTCAACCACCGTCGAAGGTGCTGCATTTAAGAAACTTGCCATGGGAGTGTACGGAGGAAGAGCTGATTGAGCTGGGGAAGCCATTTGGTAAGGTCGTTAATACCAAATGCAATGTTGGCGCCAATCGAAATCAAGCTTTCATAGAATTT GCTGATTTGAATCAGGCTATTGCTATGATATCATATTATGCTTCATCTTCGGAGCCTGCTcaagttaggggcaaaacggtctaCCTACAATATTCTAACAGGCAAGAGATTGTAAACAACAAAACCACGGCGGATATCGCCGGAAATGTTCTTTTGGTAACAATCGAAGGTCAAGATGCGCGGCTTGTTTCCATTGATGTTTTGCATCTG GTATTTTCAGCTTTTGGATTTGTGCATAAGATTACTACCTTTGAGAAGACAGCTGGATTTCAG GCATTGGTGCAGTTTTCAGATGCAGAAACAGCCACATCTGCAAAAAATGCCTTGGATGGACGAATCATCCCTAG GTATCTGCTTTCTGAAAACATATCTCCTTGTACGCTTAGGATCACATATTCTGCTCATACAGATTTGAGTGTGAAATTTCAGAGCCACAGGAGCAG GGACTATACCAATCCCTATCTTCCTGTTGCTCCTTCTGCTATAGATGGAAGTAACCAG TTCAATTTGGGTGTTGATGGGAAAAAGCTAGAACCTGAAAGTAATGTTTTACTTGCATCTATTGAGAACATGCAATATGCTGTTACCTTGGATGTGCTGCACATG GTCTTCTCTGCTTTTGGCCCTGTTCAAAAGATTGCCATGTTTGATAAGAATGGTGCCCTGCAGGCTCTAATTCAGTACCCTG ATGTTCAGACAGCTATTGTTGCCAAGGAGGCATTAGAAGGGCACTGCATATACGATGGAGGGTTTTGTAAACTTCATCTCTCGTATTCACGTCACACCGATCTTAGTATAAAG GTCAATAACGATAGGAGCAGGGATTATACAATCCCTAATCCTGCTATGGTGAACCCACAGCCTTCAGTTCTGGGGCAACAACCAGTTCAAACAATGGGTCATCAATACAATGGGACACAATACGCTCCGGGTAGACAACAACAACAACCTACAATGCCTCCACAACCTTCAGCTGGATGGGGGTCATCGGCTGTTCCACTGATGCCCCAACCTATGATGAATAATCATAATCCTTACATACCACCAGCCTCAATGCCGCAAATGACTCAGGGAATGATGCAAATGCCAGGCCAGGGTGGCATACCTCCTTTCAGACCCACTCATATGTAA